A stretch of Clostridium sp. BJN0001 DNA encodes these proteins:
- a CDS encoding DUF47 family protein: MFKFRNKDDKFYDMLFQSAKTVYNSAKILNENLDCLDKKEEQVEKTSKLEDIGDDLVRKLTKELDEAFITPIDREDIYQIVKGMDNILDCINSIMHRFIMFDIMEASDRVRKECRYLLNTTRNLYELMDELKKNGCKSKVLLDKIMAISAIESEADKSFREDVAFLFKNEKDSLTVIKWKEIYQKIENTIDSSEKVANIVEGVVIKNA, from the coding sequence ATGTTTAAATTTCGTAATAAAGATGATAAATTTTATGATATGCTGTTTCAATCAGCTAAAACTGTCTATAATTCAGCTAAAATATTAAATGAAAATCTAGACTGTCTTGATAAAAAAGAAGAGCAGGTAGAGAAAACTTCTAAATTAGAAGATATAGGCGATGATTTAGTTCGTAAATTAACAAAAGAATTAGATGAGGCATTTATAACTCCTATTGATAGAGAAGATATTTATCAGATAGTAAAAGGAATGGATAATATTCTTGATTGTATAAATTCTATAATGCATCGTTTTATAATGTTTGATATTATGGAAGCATCAGATAGAGTTAGAAAAGAATGTAGATACTTATTAAATACAACTAGAAATCTTTATGAATTAATGGATGAACTTAAGAAAAATGGATGCAAATCAAAAGTTTTGCTAGATAAGATAATGGCAATATCTGCGATTGAAAGTGAAGCTGATAAATCATTTAGAGAAGATGTTGCTTTTTTATTTAAGAATGAAAAAGACTCGCTTACAGTTATAAAATGGAAAGAAATATATCAGAAGATAGAAAACACAATTGATAGTTCTGAAAAAGTAGCAAACATTGTAGAGGGAGTTGTTATAAAAAATGCATAG
- a CDS encoding iron-containing alcohol dehydrogenase, translating into MSIILNRTIQFVVKNYFKTLKFRVPELIEGIDSVYKVSEIILKNKLGRPLIVTGPNLYKKGMINSLLNDLDKNSIKYSIYKDVVQNPTDINVEEGLNIYKRDNCKMLIGIGGGSPIDCCKAIGARVIHPNKKVSDLIGMKVKKKIPTFIAIPTTAGTGTETTMYAVITDSKTHHKQGMGDIALIPDFAVLDPKFIITLPPSVTAMTGMDALCHAVESYTNYKYTTKLEQDNAKKAVKLIYDNLLNSYKDGNNINARINMQRASFAAGIAFNRGMVGYVHSIGHTLSGLYNIPHGLAMAVLLPKVMRQYGKSVYDKLADLADVCFIKGNDKKDKSDKFIKWIENINREMNIKSKFDMIKESDIQKMVKWAMQEGKIYPTPQIWEKKDFEKCIRKIIL; encoded by the coding sequence ATGAGCATTATACTTAACAGAACAATACAGTTTGTGGTTAAAAACTATTTTAAAACGCTTAAATTTAGAGTACCTGAATTAATAGAAGGGATAGATTCTGTATATAAGGTTTCTGAAATTATATTAAAAAATAAATTAGGAAGACCTCTTATTGTTACAGGACCTAATTTATATAAAAAGGGTATGATAAATTCTCTTTTAAATGATTTAGATAAAAATTCAATAAAATATTCAATTTATAAAGATGTAGTTCAAAATCCAACAGATATAAATGTTGAAGAGGGCTTAAATATTTATAAAAGAGATAATTGCAAAATGCTAATTGGAATAGGGGGAGGATCGCCGATTGACTGCTGCAAGGCAATTGGTGCACGAGTTATACATCCTAATAAAAAGGTTTCAGATCTTATTGGAATGAAAGTAAAGAAAAAGATTCCTACATTTATTGCAATACCTACAACAGCAGGGACAGGAACAGAAACTACAATGTATGCGGTTATAACTGATTCAAAGACTCATCATAAACAGGGCATGGGTGATATTGCACTTATTCCTGATTTTGCAGTCCTCGATCCAAAGTTTATTATTACGCTTCCTCCGTCTGTAACAGCTATGACTGGTATGGATGCTTTGTGTCACGCTGTTGAATCATATACAAATTATAAATATACTACAAAGCTTGAACAAGATAATGCAAAAAAAGCAGTAAAACTTATATATGATAATCTTTTAAATTCATATAAAGATGGAAATAATATTAATGCAAGAATTAATATGCAGAGGGCATCATTTGCAGCTGGAATAGCTTTTAATAGAGGAATGGTTGGATATGTACATTCTATAGGTCATACATTAAGTGGACTTTATAATATTCCTCATGGACTTGCAATGGCAGTGCTTCTTCCTAAGGTAATGAGACAGTATGGAAAATCTGTTTATGATAAATTAGCAGATCTTGCAGATGTATGTTTTATAAAAGGAAATGATAAAAAGGATAAGTCAGATAAATTTATAAAATGGATAGAAAATATAAATAGAGAAATGAATATTAAAAGTAAGTTTGACATGATTAAAGAATCTGATATTCAAAAAATGGTTAAATGGGCAATGCAAGAAGGAAAAATTTACCCAACTCCACAAATATGGGAGAAGAAAGATTTTGAAAAATGTATTAGAAAAATAATCTTATAA
- a CDS encoding SLATT domain-containing protein — protein MDNIDIIEGQLRQIFAGTVWTHKIQEKQSDIYLDRYKKLENWRIALSAMTTSGIFAVVFIDEFALKVVTAIISAISFFINSYFKTYDLKSLHKQHKKSALDLLELREELISILCDIKMGKYTEDLLRSKRDEVLKKQIDIYKKCLDTEEEAVNKASDNLKKRQDNTYSDDEIDSFLPILARKNQ, from the coding sequence ATGGATAATATAGATATTATTGAAGGGCAACTTAGGCAGATATTTGCAGGAACAGTATGGACTCATAAAATACAAGAAAAACAGAGTGATATATATCTAGATAGGTATAAAAAATTAGAAAATTGGAGAATAGCTTTATCTGCAATGACTACATCAGGAATATTCGCTGTAGTTTTTATTGATGAATTTGCATTAAAAGTAGTAACAGCAATAATATCTGCAATTTCATTCTTTATTAATTCGTATTTTAAAACGTATGATTTAAAATCATTACATAAACAACATAAAAAATCAGCATTAGATTTGCTTGAATTGAGAGAAGAATTAATCTCAATATTATGTGATATTAAAATGGGAAAGTATACAGAAGATTTATTAAGAAGCAAAAGAGATGAAGTATTAAAGAAACAAATAGATATTTATAAGAAATGTTTAGATACTGAAGAAGAAGCAGTAAATAAAGCATCAGATAATTTGAAAAAAAGACAAGATAATACTTATTCTGATGATGAGATAGATAGTTTTTTACCTATTTTAGCAAGAAAAAATCAATAG
- the guaA gene encoding glutamine-hydrolyzing GMP synthase, with translation MKKELVLVLDFGGQYNQLIARRVRECNVYCEVHPYTLGIDKIKEMNPKGIIFTGGPNSVYGEKSPHCPEEMFKLGIPVLGICYGSQLMAYMLKGEVKTAPVSEYGKTEVTIDNKSSKLFENVSEKTICWMSHTDYIKKAPESFKVTAHTPVCPVAAMENEEENLYAVQFHPEVMHTKEGMKMIHNFVFNVCKCAGDWKMNSFVETTIKNLREKIGNGKALCALSGGVDSSVAAVLLSKAIGKQLTCVFVDHGLLRKNEGDEVEAVFGPDGPYDLNFIRVNAQERFYEKLKGVTEPESKRKIIGEEFIRVFEEEAKKIGSVDYLVQGTIYPDVIESGLGKSAVIKSHHNVGGLPDYVDFKEIVEPLRLLFKDEVRKAGRELGIPDYLVNRQPFPGPGLGIRIIGEVTADKVKIVQDADAIFREEVAKAGVDKNLGQYFAALTNMRSVGVMGDGRTYDYAIALRAVLTSDFMTAEGANIPWEVLSKVTTRIVNEVKGVNRVMYDCTGKPPATIEFE, from the coding sequence ATGAAAAAAGAGTTAGTTTTAGTTCTTGATTTTGGTGGACAGTATAATCAGCTTATCGCAAGAAGAGTAAGAGAATGCAATGTTTATTGTGAAGTTCATCCTTATACATTAGGAATCGACAAAATTAAAGAAATGAATCCTAAGGGTATTATTTTTACAGGTGGACCTAATAGCGTTTATGGAGAGAAGTCACCACACTGTCCTGAAGAAATGTTTAAATTAGGAATACCAGTACTTGGAATATGTTATGGTTCTCAGCTTATGGCATATATGCTTAAAGGGGAAGTTAAAACAGCACCTGTAAGTGAATATGGAAAAACAGAAGTTACAATTGATAATAAATCTTCTAAGTTATTTGAAAATGTAAGTGAAAAGACAATATGCTGGATGAGTCATACTGATTATATTAAAAAAGCTCCAGAAAGCTTTAAGGTCACTGCACATACTCCTGTATGTCCAGTTGCAGCTATGGAAAATGAAGAAGAAAATTTATATGCTGTACAATTCCATCCTGAGGTTATGCATACTAAAGAAGGAATGAAGATGATACATAATTTCGTATTTAATGTATGTAAATGTGCTGGCGATTGGAAAATGAACTCTTTTGTAGAAACTACAATTAAGAATTTAAGAGAAAAAATCGGAAATGGAAAAGCATTATGTGCATTATCTGGTGGAGTAGATTCGTCAGTTGCAGCTGTACTTTTATCTAAAGCAATTGGTAAACAGCTTACATGCGTATTTGTTGATCATGGTCTTTTAAGAAAGAACGAAGGAGACGAAGTAGAAGCTGTATTTGGTCCTGATGGTCCATATGATCTTAACTTTATAAGAGTTAATGCTCAGGAAAGATTTTATGAAAAGCTAAAAGGTGTAACTGAACCTGAAAGCAAGAGAAAGATAATCGGAGAAGAATTTATAAGAGTATTTGAAGAAGAAGCTAAGAAGATAGGATCAGTTGATTACTTAGTTCAAGGAACAATCTATCCTGATGTTATAGAAAGTGGACTTGGAAAATCAGCTGTTATAAAATCTCATCATAATGTTGGAGGACTTCCTGATTATGTTGATTTTAAAGAAATAGTTGAACCTTTAAGATTATTATTTAAAGATGAAGTAAGAAAAGCAGGAAGAGAACTTGGAATTCCTGATTACCTTGTAAACAGACAGCCATTCCCAGGTCCAGGACTTGGAATAAGAATAATTGGAGAAGTTACTGCAGATAAGGTTAAAATAGTTCAAGATGCAGATGCAATCTTCAGAGAAGAAGTTGCAAAAGCAGGAGTAGATAAGAACTTAGGTCAATATTTTGCAGCACTTACTAACATGCGTTCTGTAGGAGTTATGGGAGATGGAAGAACTTACGATTATGCAATTGCACTTCGTGCAGTTTTAACAAGCGACTTCATGACAGCAGAAGGTGCAAATATTCCATGGGAAGTTTTATCTAAAGTTACAACAAGAATAGTAAATGAAGTAAAAGGTGTTAACAGAGTAATGTATGATTGCACTGGAAAACCACCAGCTACTATTGAGTTTGAGTAA
- the guaB gene encoding IMP dehydrogenase, protein MATILKTGYTFDDVLLVPNKSEVLPREVSVKTHLTKKIALNIPLMSAGMDTVTESKMAIAVAREGGIGIIHKNMTIEQQAKEVDKVKRQENGVITDPIFLSADHTLQDAENLMGQYRISGVPITDKDGKLVGIITNRDITFETDYSKKISQVMTKENLITAPEGTSMEDAKEILKEHKIEKLPLVDEKGYLKGLITIKDIEKVKKFPNAAKDERGRLLCGAAVGVTGNMMERVAALVKAQADVLVLDTAHGHSKGVLEAVTEIKKVYPDVQIIAGNVATAEAVEDLIKAGADCVKIGIGPGSICTTRIIAGVGVPQLTAVMDCAEVGRKYGIPVIADGGIKYSGDVVKALAAGASVAMMGSLFAGCDEAPGEMEIYQGRSYKVYRGMGSLAAMEHGSKDRYFQEGNKKLVPEGVEGRVAYKGYVADTIFQLLGGIRSGLGYLGSKDLDTLYETARFVVQTAAGFRESHPHDINITKEAPNYSVRQ, encoded by the coding sequence ATGGCAACAATATTAAAAACAGGATACACTTTTGACGATGTGTTATTAGTACCAAATAAATCTGAGGTATTACCAAGAGAAGTAAGTGTTAAAACTCACTTAACTAAAAAAATTGCATTAAATATTCCACTTATGAGTGCTGGAATGGATACTGTAACTGAATCTAAAATGGCAATTGCAGTAGCAAGAGAAGGCGGAATTGGAATAATACATAAAAATATGACAATTGAGCAGCAGGCAAAAGAAGTAGATAAGGTAAAGAGACAGGAAAATGGAGTTATCACAGATCCAATATTCTTATCAGCAGATCATACACTTCAAGATGCTGAAAATCTTATGGGACAGTACAGAATATCAGGAGTACCAATTACTGACAAAGATGGAAAATTAGTTGGAATAATTACAAATAGAGATATAACTTTTGAAACAGATTATTCAAAGAAGATATCTCAGGTAATGACTAAAGAAAATTTAATTACTGCTCCAGAAGGAACTTCAATGGAAGATGCAAAAGAAATATTAAAGGAACATAAAATAGAAAAGTTACCTTTAGTAGATGAAAAAGGATATTTAAAAGGACTTATTACAATTAAAGATATTGAAAAAGTTAAAAAATTTCCTAATGCTGCAAAAGATGAAAGAGGAAGACTACTATGCGGAGCAGCTGTAGGTGTTACAGGAAACATGATGGAGAGAGTTGCAGCACTTGTAAAAGCACAAGCTGATGTACTTGTACTTGATACAGCACATGGTCACTCAAAAGGAGTTTTAGAGGCTGTTACCGAAATAAAGAAAGTTTATCCTGATGTTCAGATTATAGCAGGAAATGTTGCCACTGCTGAAGCTGTAGAGGACTTAATAAAAGCAGGAGCTGACTGTGTTAAAATTGGTATAGGACCTGGATCAATCTGTACTACAAGAATTATCGCAGGAGTAGGAGTACCTCAACTTACTGCAGTTATGGATTGTGCAGAAGTAGGAAGAAAATATGGAATTCCTGTAATTGCAGATGGAGGAATTAAATATTCAGGAGATGTAGTTAAAGCATTAGCTGCTGGTGCATCTGTTGCAATGATGGGTTCATTATTTGCAGGATGTGATGAAGCACCAGGAGAAATGGAAATATATCAAGGAAGAAGCTACAAAGTATATAGAGGAATGGGATCTCTTGCAGCAATGGAACATGGTTCTAAAGATAGATATTTCCAAGAAGGAAACAAAAAGCTTGTACCAGAAGGCGTAGAAGGAAGAGTTGCATATAAAGGATATGTTGCAGATACAATATTCCAACTTCTTGGAGGAATAAGATCAGGACTTGGATATTTAGGATCTAAGGATTTAGATACTTTATATGAAACTGCAAGATTTGTAGTTCAGACAGCAGCAGGATTTAGAGAAAGTCATCCACATGACATTAATATTACTAAAGAAGCTCCAAACTATAGTGTAAGACAATAA
- a CDS encoding type II secretion system protein — translation MIKRDGKKKGFTLIELVAVMAIIGILSAIMIPKLTGYVKEAKKTKVIDQCRKIVMAVETYNLENEERIDSDDTVTVALSNNDIKDLVGDVNLPNLDDASTIEECYLIVQGANFNIDESDKLIPSSVKGNEENVENQTSNEEIESTS, via the coding sequence ATGATAAAAAGAGATGGTAAGAAAAAGGGATTTACATTAATAGAGCTTGTTGCAGTTATGGCTATAATAGGAATATTATCTGCTATTATGATACCAAAACTTACAGGATATGTGAAAGAAGCTAAAAAGACAAAAGTTATAGATCAATGTAGGAAGATTGTAATGGCAGTTGAAACTTATAATTTAGAAAATGAAGAAAGAATAGATAGTGATGATACAGTAACAGTTGCACTTTCTAATAATGATATAAAAGATCTTGTTGGTGATGTTAATCTTCCTAATCTAGATGATGCAAGCACTATAGAAGAATGTTATCTTATAGTTCAGGGAGCAAATTTTAATATAGATGAAAGCGACAAATTAATTCCAAGTTCAGTTAAAGGAAATGAAGAAAATGTGGAAAATCAAACAAGTAATGAAGAAATAGAATCGACATCTTAA
- a CDS encoding SulP family inorganic anion transporter has translation MQKSFFGCKDYRKEYISKDIISGIIVALISIPISMGYAQVGGLPVVYGLYGSLFPVIIFGILSTSPQFVFGVDAAPAALVGGVISNLGIITGSEDAMKVVPIITLITGVWLIIFYFLRAGRLVRYISKPVLAGFITGIGSTIIMMQVPKLFGGSSGTGEIFKLIINIYNEFSNFNMLSFIMSMSTIIIILFVKKVSSKFPTSVVMLIAGALSTILFHVDRYGVKLLPEVSAGLPRLKELDFSILINNPETLVIESLTIALVIVSSTLLTANSYAIKNNYKIKNGREIFAYAISNISASLFGCCPLNGSVSRTSMAEQFGAKSQIMSIVSGITMMFILLFGTGIIAYLPVPVLTGIVLAALIGILEIGVAKRLWKTDKGEFAIFIGAFAGVLIMGTIYGVLIGVILSFVSVILKASVPPREMLGVIPGFDGYYGIERNKNAHKIKNVVIYRFSGTLFFANIDTFQQDIENEISDDTKVVIVDASGIGNVDITAVERLVLIAKKLKNKGIRFYITEHVGAVNDKLRKLGAEEFINNGFVRRTITLALRDAKIEYPYELEDKNGITPIQTVRERNDTLFEFEWAFGKDAGHKMEMLAMEVLESVSQSKEISVEKIKRAEINAKWGRIGLFDENELLDRLEMHINEIAKKAEYNTEDFEETIEKRRSQVERKLQNLNPDAIAMIKKQRIKVSEHFKEVNLTAFNHINEIRKKHIERLQKTDPDLAEKMKEFYDIKDEV, from the coding sequence ATGCAGAAAAGTTTTTTTGGATGTAAAGATTATAGAAAAGAATATATTTCAAAAGATATTATATCTGGAATTATTGTAGCTCTCATTTCAATTCCAATTTCAATGGGATATGCGCAAGTAGGTGGACTTCCAGTTGTTTATGGTTTATATGGTTCTTTATTCCCTGTAATTATTTTTGGAATTTTATCGACTTCTCCACAATTTGTTTTTGGAGTTGATGCAGCACCTGCAGCATTAGTAGGAGGAGTTATATCAAATTTAGGAATAATTACAGGCAGTGAAGACGCGATGAAGGTTGTTCCAATAATTACACTTATTACAGGAGTTTGGCTTATTATATTTTATTTCTTGAGAGCAGGAAGACTTGTAAGATATATATCAAAACCGGTTTTAGCAGGATTTATAACAGGTATAGGAAGTACTATCATAATGATGCAGGTACCAAAATTATTTGGAGGCTCATCAGGTACTGGAGAAATATTTAAACTTATCATTAATATATATAATGAATTTTCAAATTTTAATATGCTTTCTTTTATAATGAGTATGAGTACAATTATTATTATTCTTTTTGTAAAGAAGGTTTCTTCTAAATTTCCGACATCTGTTGTGATGCTTATAGCTGGAGCATTAAGTACAATACTATTTCATGTAGATAGATACGGAGTAAAGCTTCTTCCAGAGGTTTCAGCAGGTCTTCCAAGATTAAAGGAACTTGATTTTTCTATATTAATAAACAATCCTGAAACATTAGTAATAGAAAGTCTTACTATTGCACTTGTTATTGTTTCATCTACACTTCTCACAGCAAATAGTTATGCTATAAAAAATAATTATAAGATAAAAAATGGAAGAGAAATATTTGCATATGCGATTTCTAATATATCAGCATCACTTTTTGGATGTTGTCCTCTTAATGGAAGCGTGTCACGTACTTCTATGGCAGAACAATTTGGAGCAAAAAGCCAGATTATGTCTATAGTATCTGGAATTACTATGATGTTCATTCTTTTATTTGGAACAGGAATAATTGCATATCTTCCAGTTCCAGTTCTTACTGGAATTGTACTTGCTGCACTTATAGGAATTCTTGAAATAGGTGTTGCAAAAAGATTATGGAAAACAGATAAAGGTGAATTTGCTATATTTATTGGAGCTTTTGCAGGAGTACTTATTATGGGAACAATTTACGGAGTTTTAATTGGTGTTATTCTTTCGTTTGTTTCTGTAATTTTAAAAGCATCTGTTCCACCAAGAGAAATGCTTGGAGTAATTCCGGGGTTTGATGGCTATTATGGAATTGAAAGAAATAAAAATGCACATAAAATAAAAAATGTAGTAATTTATAGATTCAGCGGTACATTATTTTTTGCAAATATTGATACGTTTCAACAAGATATAGAAAATGAGATAAGTGATGATACAAAAGTAGTGATTGTTGATGCAAGTGGTATTGGAAATGTTGATATTACAGCAGTAGAAAGACTTGTACTTATAGCTAAAAAACTTAAGAATAAAGGAATAAGGTTTTATATTACAGAGCATGTTGGTGCAGTAAATGATAAACTTAGAAAGCTTGGTGCAGAAGAATTTATCAATAATGGGTTTGTAAGAAGAACTATAACACTTGCACTTAGAGATGCTAAAATAGAATACCCATATGAATTAGAAGATAAAAACGGAATAACACCGATACAGACAGTTCGTGAAAGAAATGATACTCTTTTTGAGTTTGAATGGGCATTTGGGAAAGATGCAGGACATAAGATGGAAATGCTTGCAATGGAGGTTTTAGAAAGTGTTTCACAGAGTAAAGAGATTTCAGTAGAAAAAATAAAACGAGCAGAAATTAATGCAAAATGGGGTAGAATTGGTTTGTTCGATGAAAATGAACTTTTGGACAGATTAGAAATGCATATAAATGAAATTGCTAAAAAGGCTGAGTATAATACTGAAGATTTTGAAGAAACAATTGAAAAAAGGCGTTCTCAAGTTGAAAGAAAACTTCAAAATCTTAATCCAGATGCAATAGCAATGATTAAGAAACAAAGAATAAAAGTCTCAGAACATTTTAAGGAAGTCAATTTAACAGCATTTAATCATATAAATGAAATAAGAAAAAAGCATATTGAAAGATTACAGAAAACAGATCCTGATTTAGCAGAAAAAATGAAAGAATTTTATGATATTAAAGATGAGGTTTAA
- the groL gene encoding chaperonin GroEL (60 kDa chaperone family; promotes refolding of misfolded polypeptides especially under stressful conditions; forms two stacked rings of heptamers to form a barrel-shaped 14mer; ends can be capped by GroES; misfolded proteins enter the barrel where they are refolded when GroES binds), whose protein sequence is MAKMIRFGEDARKSMQIGVNKLADTVKVTLGPKGRNVVLDKKFGAPLITNDGVSIAKEIELEDPYENMGAQLVKEVATKTNDVAGDGTTTATLLAQAIIREGLKNVTAGANPILIRNGIRMAVNTAVEEIKKISKKVTGKDDITRVAAISASDEEVGKLIADAMEKVGNEGVITIEESKSMGTELDVVEGMQFDRGYVSPYMATDTEKMEARLENPYILITDKKISNIQDILPILEQIVKQGKQLLIIADDVDGEAMATLVVNKIRGTFNCVAVKAPGFGDRRKEMLQDIAILTGGTVISEELGYDIKETKMEMLGQAESVKVTKEDTVIVNGKGDAEAIKERVSQIRTQIEETTSDFDREKLQERLAKLAGGVAVIKVGAATETELKEKKLRIEDALNATKAAVEEGIVAGGGTAYINVLNKVAELTSETPDVQVGINTIVKALEEPVRQIATNAGLEGSVIIEKVRNSEPGIGFDALRGKYVDMIKTGIVDPTKVTRSALQNAASVSSTFLTTEAAVADIKEPEKPAPGQDPGMGMGGMY, encoded by the coding sequence ATGGCTAAAATGATTAGATTTGGTGAAGACGCAAGAAAAAGTATGCAAATTGGTGTTAATAAATTAGCAGATACAGTTAAAGTTACTTTAGGACCAAAAGGAAGAAACGTTGTTTTAGATAAAAAATTTGGTGCACCACTTATAACAAATGATGGTGTTTCAATAGCAAAAGAAATTGAACTTGAAGATCCATATGAAAATATGGGAGCACAGCTTGTTAAAGAAGTTGCAACAAAGACTAATGACGTAGCTGGAGATGGAACAACAACTGCAACATTATTAGCACAGGCTATAATAAGAGAAGGATTAAAGAATGTTACAGCAGGAGCAAATCCAATTCTTATAAGAAATGGTATCAGAATGGCTGTAAATACAGCTGTTGAAGAGATTAAAAAGATTTCTAAGAAAGTTACAGGAAAAGATGACATAACAAGAGTTGCTGCAATTTCAGCTTCTGATGAAGAAGTAGGAAAGCTTATCGCAGATGCTATGGAAAAGGTAGGCAATGAAGGAGTTATTACAATAGAAGAATCAAAATCTATGGGAACTGAACTTGATGTTGTAGAAGGAATGCAGTTTGATAGAGGTTATGTATCTCCTTACATGGCTACAGATACAGAAAAGATGGAAGCAAGACTTGAAAATCCATATATATTAATAACTGATAAGAAGATTAGCAACATTCAAGACATTCTTCCAATCCTTGAACAAATAGTAAAACAAGGAAAACAGTTATTAATCATTGCAGATGATGTAGATGGAGAAGCAATGGCAACATTAGTTGTTAACAAAATCAGAGGAACATTTAACTGTGTAGCAGTAAAAGCTCCAGGATTTGGTGATAGAAGAAAAGAAATGCTTCAAGATATCGCAATCCTTACAGGTGGTACAGTGATTTCTGAAGAATTAGGATATGACATAAAAGAAACTAAGATGGAAATGCTTGGACAGGCAGAAAGCGTTAAAGTCACTAAAGAAGATACTGTAATAGTAAATGGTAAAGGTGATGCAGAAGCAATCAAAGAAAGAGTTTCTCAGATTAGAACTCAGATTGAAGAAACTACATCAGACTTTGATAGAGAAAAATTACAAGAAAGATTAGCTAAACTTGCTGGAGGAGTTGCTGTAATCAAAGTTGGAGCTGCTACAGAAACAGAACTTAAAGAGAAGAAGCTAAGAATTGAAGATGCATTAAATGCTACTAAGGCAGCTGTTGAAGAAGGAATAGTTGCAGGTGGTGGTACTGCATATATCAATGTATTAAATAAAGTTGCAGAACTTACTTCTGAAACTCCTGATGTACAGGTAGGAATTAATACAATAGTAAAGGCTCTTGAAGAACCAGTAAGACAGATCGCAACAAATGCAGGACTCGAAGGATCTGTAATAATAGAAAAAGTTAGAAACAGTGAACCAGGTATTGGATTTGATGCATTACGTGGTAAATATGTTGATATGATAAAGACTGGTATTGTTGACCCAACTAAGGTTACAAGATCAGCACTTCAAAATGCAGCATCAGTTTCATCAACATTCTTAACAACAGAAGCTGCAGTTGCAGATATAAAAGAACCAGAAAAACCAGCTCCAGGACAAGATCCAGGAATGGGAATGGGCGGAATGTACTAA
- the groES gene encoding co-chaperone GroES — translation MNIKPLGERVVIKKLEAEEKTKSGIVLTGTAKERPQEAEVVAVGPGATVDGKKVEMEVKVGDKVLYSKYAGTDVKVSGEEYTILKQEDILAVVE, via the coding sequence ATGAATATCAAACCACTTGGAGAAAGAGTAGTAATAAAAAAGTTAGAGGCAGAAGAAAAGACTAAAAGTGGAATTGTCTTAACAGGAACTGCTAAGGAAAGACCACAGGAAGCAGAAGTTGTAGCAGTAGGACCAGGAGCTACAGTTGATGGAAAGAAAGTAGAAATGGAAGTTAAAGTTGGAGATAAAGTTTTATATTCTAAATATGCAGGTACAGATGTAAAAGTATCAGGCGAAGAATATACAATTCTAAAACAAGAAGATATATTAGCAGTAGTAGAATAA